The Magnolia sinica isolate HGM2019 chromosome 9, MsV1, whole genome shotgun sequence genome contains a region encoding:
- the LOC131256045 gene encoding protein PHR1-LIKE 3-like isoform X1, with product MFSGLIHCNEGVIQPKEEGHTPSLRVDPCLVLTADPKPRLRWTSDLHDRFVDAVTQLGGPGKATPKTILRAMGVKGLTLFHLKSHLQKYRLGKQSGKESTEQSKDASYLSESQGARASPPGQLTSDMNEGFEVKEALRAQMEMQRKLHEQLEVKKHVEICIEAEMRYLGSLLERACKLVTEQSMESTTTVMSRLRGPISLSDFHRLPVNGVDVHGADEELLNGPPHRGDCSTESCLTSNESQTGLPSEIFPRKKRTANLEYCADSLLWRGTQIGRMGEETVQHLPQNLRLDVTTRTVFADSISPHQRFNVR from the exons ATGTTTTCTGGTCTGATTCATTGCAATGAAGGTGTAATTCAACCCAAGGAAGAAGGACATACACCCAGTCTCCGTGTAGATCCTTGCCTTGTTCTCACTGCCGATCCAAAACCTCGTCTTCGATGGACTTCTGATCTTCACGACCGATTCGTCGACGCCGTGACTCAGCTTGGCGGTCCGGGCA AAGCGACGCCAAAGACCATATTGCGAGCAATGGGCGTGAAGGGACTTACTCTTTTTCACTTGAAGAGTCATCTTCAG AAGTACCGGCTAGGTAAGCAATCAGGCAAAGAATCAACAGAGCAATCCAAAGATG CTTCCTACCTTTCAGAAAGCCAGGGCGCAAGAGCTTCACCTCCGGGACAGCTGACTTCTGATATGAACGA GGGCTTTGAGGTGAAAGAGGCGTTAAGAGCTCAAATGGAAATGCAGAGGAAACTGCATGAACAGCTTGAG GTTAAGAAGCATGTGGAGATCTGCATCGAAGCTGAAATGAGGTACCTTGGGTCATTGTTAGAGCGGGCATGCAAATTGGTCACTGAACAATCCATGGAATCTACCACCACAGTCATGTCAAGATTGCGTGGTCCAATAAGCTTATCAGATTTCCATCGGTTGCCAGTCAATGGAGTTGATGTCCATGGTGCAGATGAGGAGCTTCTTAATGGGCCACCCCATCGAGGCGATTGTTCTACTGAGAGCTGTCTGACTTCAAATGAAAGCCAGACTGGATTGCCTTCAGAGATATTTCCAAGGAAGAAGCGAACGGCGAATTTGGAGTACTGTGCTGATTCTCTACTATGGAGGGGGACCCAAATTGGACGCATGGGCGAAGAGACGGTGCAGCATCTTCCTCAGAATCTACGGCTGGATGTGACGACACGTACTGTTTTTGCAGATTCGATCTCCCCTCACCAAAGATTCAATGTAAGATGA
- the LOC131256044 gene encoding uncharacterized protein LOC131256044 isoform X1, translating to MDQIESSILRVLQDHHKISSSLRSEETKIDGLNKEIKILEDRIRAPLSSGDDSGELERQRMQNLLTYQSTLIARAASRTKLLRALHEDLLVLFLRRKQLRQIDGTGGSGVDVVRNVSLSSGLSSGDDDNQGFPNDCSMPGSMDIMRISDDHDNLEEVTTEQEQLPLGLKMLQINMNEDACLTPEDGSEYGDLQYKNNILDNIAMSILDPNSNVDNIFKEAMESSNFPCEEAQGSKKVPKKTGRATYRNLARRLTVDFDDLGNPTGPNAGAFKRSINSYVCHYLPVRFKQIGDVPVEDYKSVLNVLTERYNFDLNRSYTRKKISSCYRQHKYKLLVQVKKDLERGIEPQKPSYVKKEDWDAFVAKTKDEEFDRISKKNKASRSQQSALNRKGLTSTSIHKRKLKGSEQGVVDDSIWSKVHKPKRGRPRKLLDVVEDNHNVVDIMDIHISQEGFGSERTLKGYPHLDATNQYEYWNPT from the exons ATGGATCAGATCGAGTCTTCGATCCTTCGCGTTCTCCAAGACCACCACAAGATCAGCTCGAGCCTCCGGAGtgaggagaccaagatcgacggccTAAATAAGGAGATTAAGATCTTGGAGGATCGGATTCGGGCACCGCTGTCGTCAGGGGATGATTCGGGGGAATTGGAGCGGCAGCGGATGCAAAATCTGCTTACTTATCAGTCGACGCTTATCGCGCGGGCCGCTTCGAGGACAAAGCTCCTAAGAGCACTTCATGAAGATCTGCTTGTATTGTTTCTACGGAGGAAGCAGCTGCGGCAAATTG ATGGCACTGGTGGGTCAGGTGTTGATGTGGTGCGTAATGTTTCTTTGAGCTCCGGATTgtcaagtggtgatgatgataatCAAGGTTTCCCAAATGACTGTTCGATGCCGGGATCAATGGACATCATGAGGATAAGTGATGACCATGACAACTTGGAGGAAGTAACTACGGAACAAGAGCAACTACCCTTGGGTCTAAAAATGCTTCAAATAAATATGAATGAAGATGCATGTTTGACCCCAGAAGATGGGAGTGAATATGGAGATCTCCAGTACAAGAATAATATCCTAGATAATATTGCCATGAGCATCTTAGATCCAAATTCAAACGTCGATAACATTTTCAAAGAGGCTATGGAGAGTTCCAACTTCCCTTGTGAGGAAGCTCAAG GTTCCAAAAAGGTGCCTAAAAAAACAGGCCGAGCAACTTATCGAAACTTAGCTAGACGTCTGACTGTGGACTTCGATGACCTTGGTAACCCAACTGGCCCAAATGCTGGGGCTTTCAAAAGATCAATCAATTCATATGTATGTCATTATTTACCTGTCAGATTTAAGCAAATTGGGGATGTTCCAGTCGAAGACTATAAATCAGTATTGAATGTGTTAACA GAAAGATATAATTTTGATCTTAATAGAAGCTATACCAGGAAGAAGATCTCATCCTGTTATAGGCAACATAAATACAAGCTGTTGGTTCAGGTCAAGAAAGACCTTGAGAGAGGTATTGAACCACAAAAACCATCATATGTGAAGAAAGAAGATTGGGATGCTTTTGTTGCAAAGACAAAAGATGAAGAGTTTGAT AGGATTAGCAAGAAGAACAAAGCAAGCAGAAGTCAACAGAGCGCCCTTAACAGGAAGGGCTTGACGTCTACTTCCATCCACAAAAGAAAATTG AAAGGATCAGAACAAGGTGTAGTGGATGATAGTATCTGGTCGAAGGTGCATAAACCTAAGCGAG GTCGTCCAAGGAAGCTATTAGATGTGGTTGAGGACAATCATAAT GTTGTGGATATTATGGACATTCATATTAGCCAAGAG GGTTTTGGATCAGAACGGACGTTAAAGGGTTATCCGCATCTGGATGCTACTAACCAGTATGAATACTG GAATCCGACTTGA
- the LOC131256044 gene encoding uncharacterized protein LOC131256044 isoform X2 — protein sequence MDQIESSILRVLQDHHKISSSLRSEETKIDGLNKEIKILEDRIRAPLSSGDDSGELERQRMQNLLTYQSTLIARAASRTKLLRALHEDLLVLFLRRKQLRQIDGTGGSGVDVVRNVSLSSGLSSGDDDNQGFPNDCSMPGSMDIMRISDDHDNLEEVTTEQEQLPLGLKMLQINMNEDACLTPEDGSEYGDLQYKNNILDNIAMSILDPNSNVDNIFKEAMESSNFPCEEAQGSKKVPKKTGRATYRNLARRLTVDFDDLGNPTGPNAGAFKRSINSYVCHYLPVRFKQIGDVPVEDYKSVLNVLTERYNFDLNRSYTRKKISSCYRQHKYKLLVQVKKDLERGIEPQKPSYVKKEDWDAFVAKTKDEEFDRISKKNKASRSQQSALNRKGLTSTSIHKRKLKGSEQGVVDDSIWSKVHKPKRGRPRKLLDVVEDNHNGFGSERTLKGYPHLDATNQYEYWNPT from the exons ATGGATCAGATCGAGTCTTCGATCCTTCGCGTTCTCCAAGACCACCACAAGATCAGCTCGAGCCTCCGGAGtgaggagaccaagatcgacggccTAAATAAGGAGATTAAGATCTTGGAGGATCGGATTCGGGCACCGCTGTCGTCAGGGGATGATTCGGGGGAATTGGAGCGGCAGCGGATGCAAAATCTGCTTACTTATCAGTCGACGCTTATCGCGCGGGCCGCTTCGAGGACAAAGCTCCTAAGAGCACTTCATGAAGATCTGCTTGTATTGTTTCTACGGAGGAAGCAGCTGCGGCAAATTG ATGGCACTGGTGGGTCAGGTGTTGATGTGGTGCGTAATGTTTCTTTGAGCTCCGGATTgtcaagtggtgatgatgataatCAAGGTTTCCCAAATGACTGTTCGATGCCGGGATCAATGGACATCATGAGGATAAGTGATGACCATGACAACTTGGAGGAAGTAACTACGGAACAAGAGCAACTACCCTTGGGTCTAAAAATGCTTCAAATAAATATGAATGAAGATGCATGTTTGACCCCAGAAGATGGGAGTGAATATGGAGATCTCCAGTACAAGAATAATATCCTAGATAATATTGCCATGAGCATCTTAGATCCAAATTCAAACGTCGATAACATTTTCAAAGAGGCTATGGAGAGTTCCAACTTCCCTTGTGAGGAAGCTCAAG GTTCCAAAAAGGTGCCTAAAAAAACAGGCCGAGCAACTTATCGAAACTTAGCTAGACGTCTGACTGTGGACTTCGATGACCTTGGTAACCCAACTGGCCCAAATGCTGGGGCTTTCAAAAGATCAATCAATTCATATGTATGTCATTATTTACCTGTCAGATTTAAGCAAATTGGGGATGTTCCAGTCGAAGACTATAAATCAGTATTGAATGTGTTAACA GAAAGATATAATTTTGATCTTAATAGAAGCTATACCAGGAAGAAGATCTCATCCTGTTATAGGCAACATAAATACAAGCTGTTGGTTCAGGTCAAGAAAGACCTTGAGAGAGGTATTGAACCACAAAAACCATCATATGTGAAGAAAGAAGATTGGGATGCTTTTGTTGCAAAGACAAAAGATGAAGAGTTTGAT AGGATTAGCAAGAAGAACAAAGCAAGCAGAAGTCAACAGAGCGCCCTTAACAGGAAGGGCTTGACGTCTACTTCCATCCACAAAAGAAAATTG AAAGGATCAGAACAAGGTGTAGTGGATGATAGTATCTGGTCGAAGGTGCATAAACCTAAGCGAG GTCGTCCAAGGAAGCTATTAGATGTGGTTGAGGACAATCATAAT GGTTTTGGATCAGAACGGACGTTAAAGGGTTATCCGCATCTGGATGCTACTAACCAGTATGAATACTG GAATCCGACTTGA
- the LOC131256045 gene encoding protein PHR1-LIKE 3-like isoform X2, protein MFSGLIHCNEGVIQPKEEGHTPSLRVDPCLVLTADPKPRLRWTSDLHDRFVDAVTQLGGPGKATPKTILRAMGVKGLTLFHLKSHLQKYRLGKQSGKESTEQSKDESQGARASPPGQLTSDMNEGFEVKEALRAQMEMQRKLHEQLEVKKHVEICIEAEMRYLGSLLERACKLVTEQSMESTTTVMSRLRGPISLSDFHRLPVNGVDVHGADEELLNGPPHRGDCSTESCLTSNESQTGLPSEIFPRKKRTANLEYCADSLLWRGTQIGRMGEETVQHLPQNLRLDVTTRTVFADSISPHQRFNVR, encoded by the exons ATGTTTTCTGGTCTGATTCATTGCAATGAAGGTGTAATTCAACCCAAGGAAGAAGGACATACACCCAGTCTCCGTGTAGATCCTTGCCTTGTTCTCACTGCCGATCCAAAACCTCGTCTTCGATGGACTTCTGATCTTCACGACCGATTCGTCGACGCCGTGACTCAGCTTGGCGGTCCGGGCA AAGCGACGCCAAAGACCATATTGCGAGCAATGGGCGTGAAGGGACTTACTCTTTTTCACTTGAAGAGTCATCTTCAG AAGTACCGGCTAGGTAAGCAATCAGGCAAAGAATCAACAGAGCAATCCAAAGATG AAAGCCAGGGCGCAAGAGCTTCACCTCCGGGACAGCTGACTTCTGATATGAACGA GGGCTTTGAGGTGAAAGAGGCGTTAAGAGCTCAAATGGAAATGCAGAGGAAACTGCATGAACAGCTTGAG GTTAAGAAGCATGTGGAGATCTGCATCGAAGCTGAAATGAGGTACCTTGGGTCATTGTTAGAGCGGGCATGCAAATTGGTCACTGAACAATCCATGGAATCTACCACCACAGTCATGTCAAGATTGCGTGGTCCAATAAGCTTATCAGATTTCCATCGGTTGCCAGTCAATGGAGTTGATGTCCATGGTGCAGATGAGGAGCTTCTTAATGGGCCACCCCATCGAGGCGATTGTTCTACTGAGAGCTGTCTGACTTCAAATGAAAGCCAGACTGGATTGCCTTCAGAGATATTTCCAAGGAAGAAGCGAACGGCGAATTTGGAGTACTGTGCTGATTCTCTACTATGGAGGGGGACCCAAATTGGACGCATGGGCGAAGAGACGGTGCAGCATCTTCCTCAGAATCTACGGCTGGATGTGACGACACGTACTGTTTTTGCAGATTCGATCTCCCCTCACCAAAGATTCAATGTAAGATGA